In one Streptomyces marincola genomic region, the following are encoded:
- a CDS encoding multifunctional oxoglutarate decarboxylase/oxoglutarate dehydrogenase thiamine pyrophosphate-binding subunit/dihydrolipoyllysine-residue succinyltransferase subunit has translation MSPQSPNTPSAETDQGAGKNPAAGFGANEWLVDEIYEQYLQDPNSVDRAWWDFFADYKPGGDASAGTKPEANGSDAAPAGTAGDGAPAPARAEEKPAGKPVAQAAPRAAEQPAAKPATAKPAQAAEPAGKSAGKPAAAPAKPAAKPAAERSGAADQAPEGPELVTLRGPAAAVAKNMNASRDLPTATSVRAVPVKLLFDNRIVINNHLKRARGGKVSFTHLIGYAMVQALKAMPGMNHSFAEKDGKPTLVKPAHVNLGLAIDLVKDNGDRQLVVAGIKKAETLTFFEFWQAYEDIVRRARTGKLTMEDFSGVTASLTNPGGIGTVHSVPRLMPGQGLILGVGAMEYPAEFQGTSQETLNRLGISKVMTLTSTYDHRVIQGAASGEFLRLMSQLLLGEHEFYDSIFEALRIPYEPVRWHRDIDVNHDDEVTKAARVFDLIHSYRVRGHLMADTDPLEYKQRKHPDLDIKEHGLTLWDLEREFAVGGFAGKSMLKLRDILGVLRDSYCRTTGIEYMHIQDPKERKWIQDRVERPHTPPEREEQLRILRRLNASEAFETFLQTKYVGQKRFSLEGGETVIPLLDSVLDEAAADKLDEVVIGMAHRGRLNVLANVVGKSYAQIFREFEGNLDPKSMHGSGDVKYHLGTEGTFTGLSGEQIKVSLTANPSHLEAVDPIVEGVSRAKQDIIGRGGKDFTVLPILIHGDAAFAGQGVVAETLNMSQLRGYRTGGTVHVVINNQVGYTATAAAARSSTYCTDVARMIEAPIFHVNGDDPEAVCRVARLAFEYRQAFNKDVVIDLVCYRRRGHNETDNPSFTQPLMYDLIDKKRSVRKLYTESLIGRGDITLEEAEQALQDFQGQLEKVFKEVREATVTPAPAEVAPPKPEFPVAVETGVSAEVIKRIAESQVNTPERITVHPRLLPQMQRRAAMVEEDAIDWAMGELLAIGSLLMEGTPVRLAGQDSRRGTFGQRHSVLIDRKTGEDYTPLLYLSDDQARFNVYDSLLSEYAAMGFEYGYSLARPEALVMWEAQFGDFANGAATVIDEFISSAEQKWGQTSGVTLLLPHGYEGQGPDHSSARIERFLQLCAQNNMTVSMPTTPANYFHLLRWQVHNPHHKPLVVFTPKWMLRLKAATSAAADFTSGGFRPVIGDTTVDPAGVRRVALCSGKVYYELAAQREKLGRTDVALVRLERLYPLPADEIQAELARYANAESWMWAQEEPANQGAWPFIALNLAERLGRTDQLRRVSRPASSSPAVGSAKRHQAEQQALLDEVFGD, from the coding sequence GTGTCGCCACAGTCCCCGAACACACCGAGTGCCGAGACCGACCAAGGCGCGGGTAAGAATCCCGCCGCCGGTTTCGGTGCCAACGAATGGCTCGTCGACGAGATCTATGAGCAGTACCTCCAGGACCCGAACTCCGTGGACCGTGCCTGGTGGGACTTCTTCGCCGACTACAAGCCGGGCGGCGACGCCTCGGCCGGGACGAAGCCGGAGGCGAACGGCTCGGACGCCGCTCCGGCCGGGACCGCCGGGGACGGCGCCCCGGCCCCGGCTCGTGCCGAGGAGAAGCCCGCCGGGAAGCCCGTCGCCCAGGCCGCCCCGCGGGCGGCCGAGCAGCCCGCAGCAAAGCCCGCCACCGCAAAGCCGGCCCAGGCCGCCGAGCCCGCGGGGAAGTCCGCGGGCAAGCCGGCCGCCGCGCCCGCCAAGCCGGCGGCCAAGCCCGCGGCGGAGCGTTCCGGCGCGGCGGACCAGGCCCCAGAGGGCCCCGAGCTGGTGACCCTGCGTGGTCCGGCCGCCGCCGTCGCGAAGAACATGAACGCCTCGCGCGACCTGCCCACGGCCACCTCGGTCCGCGCGGTCCCGGTGAAGCTGCTGTTCGACAACCGCATCGTCATCAACAACCACCTCAAGCGCGCGCGCGGCGGCAAGGTGTCGTTCACGCACCTCATCGGCTACGCGATGGTGCAGGCGCTCAAGGCGATGCCGGGCATGAACCACTCGTTCGCCGAGAAGGACGGCAAGCCGACGCTGGTGAAGCCGGCGCACGTCAACCTCGGCCTCGCCATCGACCTGGTCAAGGACAATGGGGACAGGCAGCTGGTCGTCGCGGGCATCAAGAAGGCCGAGACGCTCACCTTCTTCGAGTTCTGGCAGGCGTACGAGGACATCGTCCGCCGGGCCCGCACGGGCAAGCTGACGATGGAGGACTTCTCCGGCGTCACCGCCTCGCTGACGAACCCGGGCGGCATCGGCACGGTCCACTCCGTGCCCCGCCTCATGCCGGGGCAGGGCCTGATCCTGGGCGTGGGCGCGATGGAGTACCCGGCGGAGTTCCAGGGCACCTCGCAGGAGACCCTGAACCGCCTGGGCATCTCCAAGGTGATGACCCTGACCAGCACGTACGACCACCGGGTGATCCAGGGCGCGGCCTCGGGCGAGTTCCTGCGGCTCATGAGCCAACTGCTGCTCGGCGAGCACGAGTTCTACGACAGCATCTTCGAGGCGCTGCGCATCCCGTACGAGCCGGTCCGCTGGCACCGCGACATCGACGTCAACCACGACGACGAGGTCACCAAGGCGGCCCGCGTCTTCGACCTGATCCACTCCTACCGGGTCCGCGGCCACCTGATGGCCGACACCGACCCGCTGGAGTACAAGCAGCGCAAGCACCCCGACCTGGACATCAAGGAGCACGGGCTCACCCTGTGGGACCTGGAGCGCGAGTTCGCGGTCGGCGGTTTCGCGGGCAAGTCGATGCTCAAGCTCCGCGACATCCTGGGCGTGCTGCGCGACTCGTACTGCCGCACCACCGGCATCGAGTACATGCACATCCAGGACCCCAAGGAACGCAAGTGGATCCAGGACCGCGTCGAGCGGCCCCACACCCCGCCGGAGCGTGAGGAGCAGCTGCGCATCCTGCGCCGGCTGAACGCCTCGGAGGCGTTCGAGACGTTCCTCCAGACCAAGTACGTGGGGCAGAAGCGGTTCTCGCTCGAAGGCGGCGAGACGGTCATTCCGCTGCTCGACTCGGTGCTCGACGAGGCCGCGGCCGACAAGCTGGACGAGGTCGTCATCGGCATGGCGCACCGCGGTCGGCTGAACGTGCTGGCGAACGTGGTCGGCAAGTCGTACGCGCAGATCTTCCGCGAGTTCGAGGGCAACCTCGACCCGAAGTCGATGCACGGCTCGGGCGACGTGAAGTACCACCTGGGCACCGAGGGCACGTTCACCGGCCTGTCCGGCGAGCAGATCAAGGTGTCCCTGACGGCCAACCCCTCGCACCTGGAGGCCGTCGACCCGATCGTGGAGGGCGTCTCCCGGGCCAAGCAGGACATCATCGGCCGGGGCGGCAAGGACTTCACGGTCCTGCCGATCCTCATCCACGGCGACGCGGCGTTCGCGGGCCAGGGCGTGGTCGCCGAGACGCTGAACATGTCGCAGCTGCGCGGCTACCGCACCGGCGGCACGGTCCACGTCGTCATCAACAACCAGGTGGGCTACACCGCGACGGCCGCCGCCGCGCGCTCCTCCACCTACTGCACCGACGTGGCGCGGATGATCGAGGCGCCGATCTTCCACGTGAACGGCGACGACCCCGAGGCCGTCTGCCGGGTGGCGCGGCTGGCGTTCGAGTACCGGCAGGCGTTCAACAAGGACGTCGTGATCGACCTCGTCTGCTACCGGCGCCGCGGGCACAACGAGACGGACAACCCCTCGTTCACGCAGCCGCTGATGTACGACCTGATCGACAAGAAGCGTTCGGTGCGCAAGCTGTACACCGAGTCGCTGATCGGTCGCGGCGACATCACCCTTGAGGAGGCGGAGCAGGCGCTCCAGGACTTCCAGGGGCAGTTGGAGAAGGTGTTCAAGGAGGTCCGCGAGGCCACCGTCACGCCCGCGCCCGCCGAGGTGGCGCCGCCGAAGCCGGAGTTCCCGGTCGCGGTCGAGACCGGCGTGAGCGCCGAGGTCATCAAGCGGATCGCCGAGTCCCAGGTCAACACGCCCGAGCGGATCACCGTCCACCCGCGTCTGCTCCCGCAGATGCAGCGGCGTGCGGCGATGGTCGAGGAGGACGCGATCGACTGGGCCATGGGCGAACTGCTGGCCATCGGCTCGCTGCTGATGGAGGGCACCCCGGTGCGGCTCGCCGGCCAGGACAGCCGGCGCGGCACGTTCGGCCAGCGGCACTCGGTGCTGATCGACCGGAAGACGGGCGAGGACTACACCCCGCTGCTGTACCTGTCGGACGACCAGGCCAGGTTCAACGTCTACGACTCGCTGCTGAGCGAGTACGCGGCCATGGGCTTCGAGTACGGGTACTCGCTGGCCAGGCCCGAGGCGCTGGTGATGTGGGAGGCGCAGTTCGGCGACTTCGCGAACGGCGCGGCCACCGTGATCGACGAGTTCATCTCGTCGGCCGAGCAGAAGTGGGGCCAGACCTCGGGCGTCACGCTGCTGCTGCCGCACGGCTACGAGGGCCAGGGTCCCGACCACTCCTCGGCGCGCATCGAGCGCTTCCTCCAGCTGTGCGCGCAGAACAACATGACGGTGTCGATGCCGACGACCCCGGCGAACTACTTCCACCTGCTGCGGTGGCAGGTGCACAACCCGCACCACAAGCCGCTGGTGGTCTTCACCCCGAAGTGGATGCTGCGTCTCAAGGCGGCGACGTCGGCGGCGGCGGACTTCACCTCGGGCGGGTTCCGGCCGGTCATCGGGGACACGACCGTCGACCCGGCCGGCGTGCGCCGGGTGGCGCTGTGCTCCGGCAAGGTCTACTACGAGCTCGCCGCCCAGCGGGAGAAGCTCGGCCGGACCGATGTGGCCCTCGTGCGCCTTGAGCGGCTCTACCCGCTGCCGGCGGACGAGATCCAGGCGGAGCTGGCCCGGTACGCGAACGCGGAGTCCTGGATGTGGGCCCAGGAGGAGCCGGCGAACCAGGGCGCGTGGCCGTTCATCGCGCTCAACCTGGCCGAGCGCCTGGGGCGCACCGACCAGCTGCGGCGGGTGTCGCGGCCGGCGTCGTCCTCGCCCGCGGTGGGCTCGGCGAAGCGGCACCAGGCCGAGCAGCAGGCGCTGCTCGACGAGGTGTTCGGCGACTGA
- a CDS encoding HAMP domain-containing sensor histidine kinase → MMWRGLRPLDPFRSVKAALGCLVIISVAITTLLILMAYRSDIELQVIAIIAIIASLLVTQFVAHSLATPVLEMTSAARAMARGDYGRRVRVARRDELGDLALAFNRMAADLQAADRHRKELVANVSHELRTPIAGLRAVLENVVDGVCEADPKTMATALRQTERLGRLVEQLLDLSRLEDGVVPLQPRGFQVEPYLSAVLNDATVALRRGHARTDVRFRLDVLPGSLRAHADPERLDQVVTNLVDNAVKHSPRGGQVTVKARQGDCPGALVLEVLDEGPGIPQSQRELVFERFGRGTTNGVTPRDGGTGLGLAIARWAVDLHGGTIGVAESRRGCRIQLTLPGNAQANI, encoded by the coding sequence ATGATGTGGCGCGGGCTGCGCCCGCTCGACCCCTTCCGCTCGGTCAAGGCCGCTCTCGGCTGCCTCGTGATCATCTCTGTCGCGATCACGACGCTGCTGATCCTCATGGCCTACCGCTCGGACATCGAGCTCCAGGTCATCGCGATCATCGCGATCATCGCCTCGCTGCTGGTGACGCAGTTCGTCGCGCACAGCCTGGCGACTCCGGTCCTGGAGATGACGTCGGCCGCCAGGGCCATGGCGCGCGGCGACTACGGGCGCCGGGTGCGCGTCGCGCGCCGCGACGAACTGGGCGATCTGGCCCTGGCGTTCAACCGCATGGCCGCCGACCTCCAGGCGGCCGACCGGCACCGCAAGGAGCTGGTCGCCAACGTCTCGCACGAGCTGCGCACGCCCATCGCGGGCCTGCGGGCCGTGCTGGAGAACGTGGTGGACGGCGTCTGCGAGGCCGATCCGAAGACGATGGCCACCGCGCTGCGGCAGACCGAACGCCTCGGCCGGCTGGTCGAGCAGCTGCTCGACCTGTCGCGGCTTGAGGACGGCGTGGTGCCGCTCCAGCCGCGCGGTTTCCAGGTCGAGCCCTATCTCTCCGCCGTGCTGAACGACGCGACCGTCGCGCTGCGCCGCGGCCACGCGCGCACCGACGTGCGGTTCCGGCTCGATGTGCTGCCCGGGTCGCTGCGGGCGCACGCCGATCCGGAGCGGCTCGACCAGGTGGTGACCAACCTCGTGGACAACGCCGTCAAGCACAGCCCGCGCGGCGGCCAGGTCACGGTCAAGGCCCGCCAGGGGGACTGCCCGGGCGCCCTGGTGCTCGAAGTCCTCGACGAGGGCCCCGGCATCCCCCAGTCGCAGCGGGAGCTGGTGTTCGAGCGCTTCGGCCGCGGCACGACGAACGGCGTCACGCCCCGTGACGGCGGGACCGGTCTCGGGCTCGCGATCGCCCGCTGGGCGGTCGATCTGCACGGCGGCACGATCGGGGTGGCGGAGTCCCGCCGCGGCTGCCGGATACAGCTCACGCTTCCGGGTAACGCGCAGGCAAACATTTGA
- a CDS encoding response regulator transcription factor, whose protein sequence is MDRNHPEQPPATPPADAHEPGQADHPGHHSAPVTTPGAQRRVLVVEDDPTIVEAIAARLRAEGFLVQTAADGPAAVETAAAWHPDLLILDVMLPGFDGLEVCRRVQAQRPVPVLMLTARDDETDMLVGLGVGADDYMTKPFSMRELVARSHVLLRRIERAAVAATTPRPGSVRLGDLEIDRTQRRVRAAGKDIHLTPTEFDLLMCLARSPRAVLTREQLLAEVWDWADASGTRTVDSHVKALRRKIGAERIRTVHGVGYALETPPGFAGEPSARNQAASEV, encoded by the coding sequence ATGGACCGGAACCATCCGGAGCAGCCACCCGCGACGCCGCCTGCCGACGCGCACGAGCCCGGCCAGGCCGACCACCCGGGGCACCACAGCGCGCCGGTCACCACGCCGGGCGCCCAGCGGCGCGTCCTGGTCGTGGAGGACGACCCCACCATCGTGGAGGCCATCGCGGCGCGGCTGCGCGCCGAGGGCTTCCTCGTCCAGACCGCGGCCGACGGGCCCGCGGCGGTCGAGACCGCCGCCGCCTGGCACCCCGACCTGCTGATCCTCGACGTGATGCTGCCGGGGTTCGACGGCCTTGAGGTCTGCCGGCGGGTGCAGGCGCAGCGCCCGGTCCCGGTGCTGATGCTCACCGCGCGCGACGACGAGACCGACATGCTCGTCGGCCTCGGCGTCGGCGCGGACGACTACATGACGAAGCCCTTCTCCATGCGGGAGCTGGTCGCCAGATCGCATGTGCTTCTGAGAAGAATCGAACGCGCCGCCGTCGCCGCCACCACGCCGCGCCCCGGCAGCGTCCGGCTGGGCGACCTGGAGATCGACCGCACCCAGCGGCGGGTGCGGGCCGCGGGCAAAGACATCCACCTCACCCCCACCGAGTTCGACCTGCTGATGTGCCTGGCCCGCTCCCCCCGCGCGGTGCTCACCCGCGAGCAGCTGCTCGCCGAGGTCTGGGACTGGGCGGACGCCTCGGGCACCAGGACGGTGGACAGCCACGTCAAGGCGCTGCGGCGGAAGATCGGGGCCGAGCGGATCCGCACCGTGCACGGTGTGGGGTACGCGCTGGAGACGCCGCCCGGCTTCGCGGGCGAGCCGTCCGCACGGAACCAGGCCGCATCCGAGGTCTAG
- a CDS encoding spermidine synthase — MARMTSVPLTDDSRPVVLDRRTGPHGEVVLRRHGTLLQIIANGCFLMDTSDGRSERLLVSAALAALSGRPADAPPPDLLIGGLGVGFSLAEAAAEPRWGRIAVVEREQAILDWHRSGPLAALTAGALADPRTELLHADLAAHLAAPGPPYDALCLDVDNGPDWTVTSDNDGLYSPEGLAACRARLRPGGVLAVWSARPSEDFPRLLRNAGFADVRTREVPVARGVPDVLFLASHHLARQCA, encoded by the coding sequence ATGGCGCGCATGACCTCCGTCCCGCTCACCGACGACAGCCGCCCGGTCGTGCTCGACCGCAGGACGGGGCCGCACGGCGAAGTGGTCCTGCGCCGGCACGGAACGCTCCTCCAGATCATCGCCAACGGCTGCTTCCTGATGGACACTTCGGACGGCCGCTCGGAGCGCCTCCTGGTGTCCGCCGCGTTGGCCGCGCTCTCCGGCCGGCCCGCCGACGCGCCGCCCCCCGACCTGCTCATCGGCGGCCTCGGCGTCGGCTTCTCCCTGGCCGAGGCCGCGGCCGAGCCGCGCTGGGGCCGCATCGCCGTCGTGGAACGAGAACAGGCCATCCTCGACTGGCACCGCTCGGGACCGCTGGCCGCGCTCACCGCCGGCGCGCTCGCCGACCCGCGCACCGAACTGCTGCACGCCGACCTCGCCGCGCACCTCGCGGCCCCGGGGCCGCCGTACGACGCGCTGTGCCTCGATGTCGACAACGGCCCCGACTGGACGGTCACATCGGACAACGACGGCCTCTACTCCCCCGAGGGACTCGCCGCCTGCCGCGCGCGGCTGCGACCCGGCGGGGTGCTGGCCGTGTGGTCCGCCCGGCCTTCCGAGGATTTCCCGCGACTTCTGCGCAATGCCGGATTCGCCGATGTTCGCACCAGAGAAGTGCCCGTCGCCAGGGGCGTTCCGGACGTGCTCTTTCTCGCCAGCCATCATCTCGCCAGGCAGTGTGCGTAG
- a CDS encoding protein phosphatase 2C domain-containing protein — MRVQSATEPGSPGHPNEDFTATAVPAGGTGGALVLLDGVTGPAADPGTPPGGCAHGVAWFAARLGGTLLERCAAARESPLRDCLAEAISRCAHAHRAACDLSHPRTPQATVVCARWDEHDVEYLVLSDSVLLIEDHGGAVRPVLDSRLDELLPAARRLPRAERVAWIESMRNAPGGFFTAAADPAVAARAVTGVVPRGEVRSLAALTDGVGRWVETFRLGGWADLFTVLAGPGPAEAIRQVRAAELADPDGAAFPRGKAHDDATAVLALL, encoded by the coding sequence ATGCGCGTCCAGTCCGCCACCGAGCCCGGCAGTCCCGGGCACCCGAACGAGGACTTCACCGCCACGGCCGTGCCGGCGGGCGGCACCGGGGGCGCCCTCGTCCTCCTCGACGGCGTGACGGGTCCGGCCGCCGATCCGGGGACGCCGCCGGGCGGCTGCGCGCACGGCGTCGCCTGGTTCGCCGCGCGGCTCGGCGGGACCCTGCTCGAACGCTGCGCCGCCGCCAGGGAATCACCGCTGCGCGACTGCCTGGCCGAGGCCATCTCCCGCTGCGCGCACGCCCATCGGGCCGCCTGTGACCTTTCTCACCCCAGAACGCCGCAGGCCACGGTGGTCTGCGCGCGCTGGGACGAGCACGACGTCGAGTACCTGGTGCTCTCCGACTCGGTGCTGCTGATCGAGGATCACGGCGGGGCCGTACGGCCGGTACTGGACAGCCGCCTCGACGAACTGCTCCCCGCCGCCCGCCGGTTGCCGCGCGCCGAGCGCGTCGCCTGGATCGAGTCCATGCGGAACGCGCCCGGCGGCTTCTTCACGGCCGCGGCCGACCCGGCCGTCGCGGCCCGCGCGGTGACCGGGGTGGTGCCGCGCGGCGAGGTGCGCTCGCTTGCCGCCCTGACGGACGGCGTCGGACGCTGGGTCGAGACGTTCCGCCTCGGCGGCTGGGCCGACCTGTTCACGGTGCTGGCGGGCCCGGGACCGGCCGAGGCGATCCGCCAGGTGCGCGCCGCGGAGCTGGCCGACCCGGACGGCGCGGCGTTCCCGCGCGGCAAGGCGCACGACGACGCGACGGCCGTGCTCGCGCTCCTCTGA
- a CDS encoding sensor histidine kinase, giving the protein MRVRSRLLTGVLLTSVAVITAGAPALHAAVSELTEAQDRVADAELGRRALSLSHVLADERDALVVALAAGDPEALGSALTEDARARADRAADALPRAAGEQAHAGLDALPAARERALAGDSTPAETFDVYTALIEDLDAVFRRVDPDGGALPDLARAVHASSATRGLLLAALQEEGDATAEAAALARREHLREESALADFAATADAEALGAYERTVTGPEAEAAEEYLAVLAAGLPQGAEGGALVPSEVHEALLARTGQQRGVLSSLAAERADSIEGERGEALTWLQATGGMVGLALVLAIGVSVQTARSLTRPLATVRLGTRRVAADPAGEEPVKYIGRNDEFAEVVASVNALRSRTVALQEEAVRAANEAARAADEAARAERDRGGLRAERDRLLTEQSELNARLAALHGAVHGMFAHHAQRLLALIGEQLTVIEGLEEHETDPDRLAVLFSLDHLAARVRRHGENLLLLAGAEPIAHAGEPTPLIDVARAAVSEIELYELVETAPPPPPARVVAAAARDLSHLLAELLDNATAYSPAGTRVRLTARWAERELVFYVEDEGFGLSADRIAELNARLADPVTPPPGAEGVHGGEGIGMGLYTVARLAARHGLRCWLAARPGGGTVAQVVVPAALVDTMPEGYAAEAAGVSAGPGALDTGSFAVGGSFTDTGSFTGAVAFTDTGSLAGVGPGAGTGAVPRVGQVPEQATGPLPEHARAEDTTPRIQGTTDSGLPRRSRGSAAPAAAPAQDRARGVDAEDLRRRLGGFQRGARDGHRDAARAADGHAGEPGEGVPT; this is encoded by the coding sequence GTGAGGGTCCGCAGCCGGTTGCTGACCGGGGTGTTGCTGACCAGCGTCGCCGTGATCACCGCGGGCGCCCCCGCACTGCACGCGGCCGTCTCCGAGCTGACCGAGGCTCAGGACCGGGTGGCGGACGCGGAGCTCGGCCGGCGGGCGCTCTCGCTCTCCCACGTGCTGGCCGACGAACGCGACGCGCTGGTCGTCGCCCTCGCGGCCGGAGACCCCGAGGCCCTGGGCTCGGCGCTCACCGAGGACGCGCGCGCCCGCGCGGACCGCGCGGCCGATGCCCTGCCGCGCGCCGCCGGTGAGCAGGCGCACGCCGGGCTCGACGCGTTGCCCGCCGCGCGGGAACGCGCCCTCGCGGGCGACAGCACGCCAGCCGAGACGTTCGACGTGTACACCGCGCTCATCGAGGACCTGGACGCCGTCTTCCGCCGCGTCGACCCGGACGGCGGCGCGCTGCCCGACCTGGCCAGGGCCGTGCACGCCTCGTCCGCCACGCGGGGGCTGCTGCTCGCCGCCCTCCAGGAGGAGGGCGACGCCACGGCCGAGGCCGCCGCGCTGGCCCGCCGCGAGCACCTGCGGGAGGAGTCGGCGCTCGCCGACTTCGCGGCCACCGCGGACGCCGAGGCGCTCGGCGCGTACGAACGGACCGTCACGGGACCCGAGGCGGAGGCGGCCGAGGAGTACCTCGCCGTCCTGGCCGCGGGGCTGCCCCAGGGCGCCGAGGGCGGAGCGCTCGTTCCCTCCGAGGTGCACGAGGCGCTGCTCGCGCGCACCGGCCAGCAGCGCGGCGTCCTGTCGTCGCTCGCCGCGGAGCGGGCCGACAGCATCGAGGGCGAGCGCGGCGAGGCGCTGACCTGGCTCCAGGCGACCGGCGGCATGGTGGGCCTCGCCCTGGTCCTGGCCATCGGGGTCAGCGTGCAGACCGCGAGGTCGCTCACCCGCCCGCTGGCCACCGTGCGCCTGGGCACCCGCCGCGTCGCCGCCGACCCGGCGGGCGAGGAGCCGGTCAAGTACATCGGCCGCAACGACGAGTTCGCCGAGGTCGTCGCCTCCGTCAACGCCCTGCGCTCGCGCACGGTCGCGCTCCAGGAGGAAGCGGTGCGCGCCGCGAACGAGGCGGCGCGCGCCGCCGACGAGGCCGCGCGCGCCGAGCGGGACCGGGGCGGCCTGCGGGCCGAGCGGGACCGGCTGCTGACCGAGCAGAGCGAGCTGAACGCCCGCCTCGCGGCGCTGCACGGCGCGGTGCACGGCATGTTCGCGCACCACGCGCAACGCCTGTTGGCCCTGATCGGTGAGCAACTGACCGTCATCGAGGGCCTTGAGGAGCACGAGACCGACCCCGACCGGCTCGCGGTGCTGTTCTCCCTCGACCACCTCGCCGCGCGGGTGCGCCGGCACGGCGAGAACCTGCTGCTGCTCGCCGGCGCCGAGCCCATCGCCCACGCGGGCGAGCCGACGCCGCTCATCGACGTGGCGCGGGCGGCCGTCAGCGAGATAGAGCTGTACGAGCTGGTGGAGACCGCGCCGCCGCCCCCGCCGGCGCGTGTGGTGGCCGCCGCGGCCCGGGACCTCAGCCACCTCCTGGCCGAACTGCTCGACAACGCGACCGCGTACTCGCCCGCCGGTACCCGGGTGCGGCTCACCGCGCGCTGGGCCGAGCGCGAGCTGGTGTTCTACGTGGAGGACGAGGGCTTCGGCCTGTCGGCGGACCGGATCGCGGAGTTGAACGCGCGGCTGGCCGACCCGGTCACCCCGCCGCCGGGGGCCGAGGGCGTGCACGGCGGCGAGGGCATCGGCATGGGCCTGTACACGGTGGCGCGCCTGGCCGCGCGGCACGGCCTGCGCTGCTGGCTGGCCGCGCGGCCGGGCGGGGGCACGGTGGCCCAGGTGGTCGTGCCCGCCGCCTTGGTCGACACGATGCCGGAGGGGTACGCGGCCGAGGCCGCGGGCGTGTCCGCCGGGCCGGGGGCGCTCGACACCGGTTCGTTCGCCGTCGGCGGCTCGTTCACCGATACGGGCTCGTTCACCGGCGCGGTGGCCTTCACCGACACCGGCTCCCTGGCCGGCGTGGGCCCCGGCGCCGGAACGGGCGCGGTGCCGCGGGTCGGCCAGGTGCCCGAGCAGGCCACCGGGCCGCTGCCCGAGCACGCCAGGGCGGAGGACACCACGCCGCGGATCCAGGGCACCACGGACAGCGGGCTGCCCCGGCGCAGCCGGGGCAGCGCGGCCCCGGCCGCCGCCCCGGCGCAGGACCGGGCGCGCGGGGTGGACGCCGAGGACCTGCGGCGCCGCCTCGGCGGGTTCCAGCGCGGTGCCAGGGACGGGCACAGGGACGCGGCCAGGGCGGCCGACGGGCACGCGGGCGAGCCGGGAGAAGGGGTGCCGACATGA
- a CDS encoding roadblock/LC7 domain-containing protein, which yields MTSPTWTSSAGATGGRGRDDLRWLLSRLVAEVPGMLSVAVVSADGLLLLSSEPEDGVPRHRTVGPMGAAADLATVVSGLGSLTSGAATLMDGGGVRQTLVAMQTGNLLVMSISDGSLLGAWTTPEADMSTVTYHMALFVGRAGHLLTPELRAELRQTDGRRQR from the coding sequence ATGACGTCCCCGACCTGGACCTCGTCCGCGGGCGCCACCGGTGGCCGGGGCCGCGACGATCTGCGCTGGCTGCTGTCCCGGCTGGTCGCCGAGGTGCCCGGCATGCTGTCGGTCGCGGTCGTCTCCGCCGACGGGCTGCTGCTCCTGTCGTCCGAGCCCGAGGACGGCGTTCCGCGGCACAGGACCGTGGGGCCGATGGGCGCCGCCGCCGACCTGGCGACGGTCGTCTCCGGGCTCGGCAGCCTGACCTCGGGGGCGGCGACCCTGATGGACGGCGGCGGGGTCCGGCAGACGCTGGTCGCGATGCAGACGGGGAACCTGCTGGTCATGTCCATCAGCGACGGCTCGCTGCTCGGGGCCTGGACCACGCCGGAGGCCGACATGAGCACGGTGACCTACCACATGGCGCTGTTCGTCGGCCGGGCCGGGCACCTGCTCACGCCGGAACTGCGCGCGGAGCTGCGGCAGACCGACGGCCGCAGGCAGCGGTAG